The following DNA comes from Cuculus canorus isolate bCucCan1 chromosome 7, bCucCan1.pri, whole genome shotgun sequence.
tcttctgaagcCACAGAGACTGGTAATTACAAATtcagagctgggattgtttatgCCAAAACCATCACCGCTGGTCAGTGTTGCGATCTGCTTGGTGGCTGCCACGTCCCCAGGGTGGTGGGAATCCCTGTTTCCCAGGACTTGGTAGCGCAGAGGCTTATGATTCCAAGACAGTGGCCGCTGAGTCTTCTAGGTCTCATATGCACTTCTGCTTGCAGAGAGCAGCGTGGCTGATAGGAATGGAAGATAAAAGTGAATTCCAgtgccctatccctggaggtgttcaaggccaggttggatgggccttgggcagcctgatctaatgggatgtccctgagcatggcaggggagttagaactggataggctttaaggtcccttcctacttAAACTACTCTATCATTCCATGAATTTGTGCTTGATGTAATCTGTGTTTTGTATCTGTGTTGCATCTGGGTGAGAAAGAAATCACAGCTGGCAGCATGTTCGGAACCATTCTCTGCGGGCTGTAACAGTGCCCTCTTGTGCACAGTATTTGAGAGATTTTATGTCATGTGGTCTTGAAATATGTCATAACTCATGTTCTGAAATTTAAGTGTGTTACAgttgtcaagaaaaaaataataaatttgagTTGGTTAATTTTATGTGTAATGAAACTTTGGAATTTTTAACTTAGACagtaaagataatttttttaaaggctgggaaaataaatcttgaagCAAAATTCAATGGATATATTTATTCCCTTTACTGtgccaaaaaggaaaacacgAGCCATGTGGCATTTTGGTAACACAGTCAGATAAGTTTGCACTCAGGTGTGCAGTCTAAGAATTGAATGCTGAAATAATTGATTTGACTGgtattttaaatctttatttacTCTTTGCTTTGTACGGTGCCATAACCAGCAAGTAAAATCTTATATTATGCAATACTTAGAGTGTTAGAAGTGATGCTGATTATTTGAAATGTGTCTGACTTTAATGTGTGTCCTTATTACCTGTAGGtggaaaataaagcaaggtGAGATACTCATAAGGGCACAGACACAATAGATTCGTTCATCAGAATCCTCACTAAATGTTTTTACTGCCCTTGGTCTGTGAAGTTTGTGCCACGTGGATCTTAGAGCGTGTTTTAAGAAATAAGAACAGTAATTTGTCATTGCAGGGTGGAGAGAAATTCTAATCATGGCCAAAGTGTTTTCAGATACATGTAATAAGTGTGacatcttaaaaatacatttaatattgttttcttaGTACCCCAGAGCTAATTAATCCTTGTTATATTTAAATGTCAAATGAAACTTGTaactgctctttctttcttgcccAAACTCAAGAGAAATATATAAGCCTTTTTCATGTTCGGCTCTTACATTATTGACCAGTtgcaaatgaatgaaaattgtGTGTTATAATTTATtcctttacaaaataaataaaaagtcaaTTTGATAGCTATTGTGTGTACCTATTAACATGTTTATAATAAAACTGTAGATTTTCCCCAAACTTTGTGTGATCTTGCATTATTTCCTACCTATTAAAAGGGAACAGGATTGCTTCTTGTTCCAGCAACTGTGGGACAGGAAGAGTGAGACGCTTATTGTGAAATGTTGTAAGCAATGAGAGTCTTAAACTCGTTTACTTCATTTCCCCAGTGATGACATTTAATCTGTAATTTAACATGGAGCAATATTAGATCATTTCCCAATGGTTTTAGCTTTTTgagtatgtatttatttattgatttataaTCAACTGAATTGGGAGTCAGCCAGTTTCCTCTCCTCTGTGGGTGGTAGGATCATCTGCCGTGGGATTGCTTGCAGCCCAAGCAAGTCCTGGGGCCTGAATGCATGAATTCAGGAGGAGGTCTGCTGAGCCTGGGAGGTGAAAAAGCTAATAAAACTCAAACCTCCTCCTTCTGGCAATGTTTGGGCATTGAAAGTGGgattttctgctctctgcagttACATAAACAACATGGTCCAGCCTTAGTTGCATGCATCATTTGTTATTGTCAGGAATATTtgcttgatttttgtttctctccccTCAGTGGGATTATTCAATACCTCTTTTTGTATTGCTGGCAGGAGTGTTTTCTACATTGTGTGCTGTCCCCAAAAAGGAAGGTTACCTCGGGCTGTATAAAGGAAATGGGGCGATGATGATTAGAATCTTTCCATATGGCGCAATTCAGTTTATGGCATTTGACCGGTATAAAAAGGTAggggaatttattttattttccttctcttttttttttttttttttcctgccttcaaTGAGATTCTTTAAGTGATTGAAACTAACACTGTGTCTTATTTATTAGCTGCGTGCCTTTTGTATGGTTACTTAATTTTGTCTGAATCTACCCATGAAAAACATCAGGGCAACGGTGAAACTTTTTGCAGTGctacttaaggaaaaaaaaattccactgatTTTTGTACCTTTGTATTGTTGAgaataatactttttttgtgaaagaatCAGGTAATCTAAATGTAGCCTGCTGCTATTTGTATCACTGTAAGGTAGCCCCTTGTGAATAATGTAAGAACAAACTAAAATAGAACCACTTTATTATATTGTGTTGGGATTCTTGATGGATGGAGTAACTCAAACTGGAAAGTCAGTCTGGATATGAGTGCTGTATTTGGCTTGACAAATGACTATGTCAAGCTCTAGATTAAATATTACCTGGAAGAGGAAATGCTTATTTTGGGGTCCTGCAAGATTTGTGGATTTCTTTCAGCCCTCATGCATTTAGTCTTTCATAATAAATACATAACAAATCCCTGCAACATCTTTTGGAGGTCAGGTGTTGGCATGAAGgtgtttttaaatgttgcttGTATGTGGTAAAATGTAACATTATACTTGTAACAATGAGGAATTGTGTGTTTGAAAGGTTAGATTTAGTACCCAGTGAAGTAAATTGCATGATTTTTACTGAAGACAGTGAAATTGAAATTGTGAATCCCATCCCTAAAGAGCAAATTCCAGAAAACTGATACAAAGAAATAACTGCAGTGAGTTTCATATGTTCCTTTTTTGTGATGTAATCATAAATGCTGTTATTTATGCTTGCTTTATGTTGTGTTGAACAAAAACCTGCATGCCATGCTTTATAATGAAATGATTTATGGATCTGCAAATGTCAAGAAACCATTTATCATGATAGCAGTTTCTTTTAATCTATTGACAAGAAATATTCAAGATGTTTTGCAGGAACAtgtaaaaggggaaaaaaaccccagttcttaaagaaggaagatgaaatGAACTTCTTTATTTAAGAAACAGTCTCAGTTGTTTGATAAAAACTTGGACACCAATTTTTAACTTCCTTCCAGGATTTTTAAATCCAGTTAAACAAAGTGTTAAATACCTCTTTATGGGAGTATGTTTCACATGCTGTACATGGGAGAAAACTCTACTCTTCTCAACACGGGAGAAAACTGTACTCTTCTCAAATTTGTCACTTTCCAACTTCGCTCAGTGTCCTTTGCTCTCTGTCCTGCAACAGGGATAGTATTCAGTTTGCCACACATTAGATAACTAAATAAACAATCTAGTTTATGAAGTAAACAGTACAACTACTTTCAACTAATCTTTCTGCCTTGTTAATGGATTTCGAGCACTTCCatgttttaattagaaattgGTGACAGCAGTGATGTTTAGAAAACTCATTTAACAGTAGTTAAGTGCTCTGATTTGAATTTGTAGTGTTGTAAACTTGTTGGAAACAGCTATAGTGTTTGCATTAATGTGCTGATAAGCTGTGCAGTGcgcttctctgtattttctgatgTATGACTACTGTAAATGTTCTATATTTTGTAGATAATAAAGAAGCAACTTGGGATTTCGGGGCATGTGCATCGATTAATGGCTGGATCCTTGGCAGGTATAGTCTTCTATTTGAATTTCAGACATCTTGTGCTGAAAAGCTAATATTTATTTAGAGGATAATTTGATGTGTGTTCAGGTCAAACTTGCCAGTTTGTATTAAGCAAAAAGACTAGTAAATAGTTAATATACCAAATAGTTGCCTAATGGAAAACTCTGTAAGagtattctttaaaatatctttgttcAGGCAGTGAATTCTGTGCCGTGTTGTCAAGCACAGCTTTTACAGTGTTTTCTATGgcttttaaaagatgaaaaatccaGTGTCAACAAGATGAAGTGTAAAGGTGCAGGTTTTGGTAGAATTGGCTCATCGACCTGTCTGCCATTGTTACCGGGTTGAATATAAGCtcatagaaagagagagaactgCAGCTCCTTGAATTTGTGGATCCTTTGGATTTGCTAGAAATAACTACATTTTTCAACATCCAGCGCAGGATTGTCGTGATGCTCTTTAGAGCGTACGTGTGAATGTTAAAAACCATTACTTACCCATTAGTGCAGTAGCAGTAGAGAAACCCACTTGTAAACTGCCAGTATGTGGTAAATTATACGTTTCTCTCTAGCTAGTCATTCAGCCAAAAGTAGCTAAGAAGAAACAGGGAAAGTTAAGTAATAGTGGACTGATTTCTAATCAAGGTGGTTCTTCGTGTGCTTTTACTTTGTAAAACAAGCTTAATATTGTCTAGTGACAGTTCTTAAATAGTTGTGATTTGAGCATTTGACttcttgtgaaataaaaatgctgaggTTTTTTACCATGAGTTGAACAAGGAAGACCCCATGAAAGTATTTTGGCTTTGCATACcatcagaggaaaaggaaagagaatgaaatgaaacaattcAAATATGCTAAAAACTAGCAAAGCCCATTTGGCAAGATACGTTCCAGAAGTTGGCTGGCTTTGTATctgaaagaactggaaaaaatacattctgtttttttttttttcttttttttcttccattctttccTCCCAGTTTCCTTTAACTGTGCtagagaacacattttttttctccgtAACAAGCTTATTACTAGGTTTTTCAGGAGTCTTGTCAGAGACCTGGAACCTGACTTGCGAAGCACTGTGAAAACATTGAATAATCAGCTTAACTCTGTGTTGGGCATGCTGGAATCCTTTGTGTAGATAAATTCATAGCATCTGGCATCGTTTCAAGCACCTTACTGGTTAAGTCTGGTTTGTGTGGTTAgtgtaacagaaataaaattaacataCAGTACTGTCTAGAAACCACAATCAAATGGAGCGCTTTGTGTGCTGCACTGGAGTGCAATGTACTCAGTGGGCTGGCGTTGAGAACCCCAAAACCGAGTGTGTGAGCTGGGCTTTGGTGTGCCTTGAAACAAGCACAGCAGCCAAGTGTAAGAATAGCACAGACGTGAATGTCTTACTAGTTGTTTACTACATGATATTAACTGCCTTTTGAGGTATTCACTCATAAGAGGATGGAGAGTTTATATTGAGGATGCCAAGAAGatagaggagaggaaggaggccCAAGAAGAGCGTAGTGTTTAAAATTGGAGAAGTGCTTTagttttgcaaacaaaataagcaattttaaaagCCATTGGTAATATTTCTTGCTTCAACTTCTGTGTCGTAGTCTCTCTTGATGACTGGTAAGGGTTGTTGCTCTTTCTTCCACTTTTAAATGACTAAAAGAGACTGTGTGCTGTTTGCAACCCACTGTTGGAGTCTTCCCATTTTCCTGGAATccaatatagaatcatagcatcatatcggatcacagaatcaccaggttggaaaagacctcttgaatcATCAAGTCCAGATGCAGTTGAAAAGGGATAGCCCTTGTTTCCCATTTCATTTTGTGCCCTCTACTCACGTAGGCACACAGCTGTCTGCTTTCACTTCTGTGTAGTTACCGATACTTAAATCTTGCTAATGTCGGTGTTTCCAGCATTCCTAGCAGTCAACAACTTCAAAGTGGTGGGAAACATTTGGTTTGAGTATCTTCTGTAACTGATAAACAGGATCAAAAGCATATCCACAGGGAAAAACGAGGCAGTGAGGATGGGGGTcgcagggagagagaagagaaaaacctATTGTAATGCATATATTTAAGAAGGCCAAGTTAAAGTTACTTCTAACTCTGAATTTCCTGAGCCTTGTGTGATTCAAATTTCAGCGGTTACACCTCATTAACAGCCAAATGGTGTGAAACTCCTTTAAAGGAAAGACAGAGCTGGGGAGAAGATAGAGAAATCTTAGAGGTTAGTGGGGTGTAGAGAACAGAGTGATCAAATAACACTTGTATCACAGGACGATTGTTCAAATGTAAatcttttttagttttctatttgaaaaatctgaattaaaacacagaaatgtgtaTTTCCTCCCTGCACCtaattaacttaaaaataaaaaagcctaaAAGGAGACTAGATGTTACCTAGAATAAACTCATTTCCATGAAACTGATGCAGAAagcatggttttgtttttatcttttaactTTTAGTAAAAGTGATTAGAAAACAGTACTGACCCAGGAAGACACTGCTGTCTCAGTTTTGTGTAATTAAGTTACCTATTTGATTCAACGTTTTGAAAGAATGTGCTGTTTATTTCTTCGGGTACAGttcagaaggaaacagaattaCATATTGGAAGTCTAGAAATATTAGGATTTGTAAGTCAGGCAGTTTTTTGACCTGTCTGATAAATATTCTTTGTCATCAGCTATTTCTCTCTATGTATAGTTCTTGAAGCTTTCTTTTGTTCAGAAGATGCTTCcttcagaaattaatctttaaggagcatttcttctgcagttcaAGGCCACAACTTGTGGTTTTCACTTTTTGAACTCTATACCTCTGAATTGCCTGGTAATACTTGATTTAATCTGCATAGTTATAAAGTACAAAGAGCATGATCCAAGAATCATAAAAATTTGTTTGCCAGATATGATTGCTTTGTAAACGTGTTTCACTTGGGGCTTTTTCTTGAtccagatgcttttttttatttattttctaagcaAATTACCAACAATGGAGGAATACTAGGGAAattgggagagagagagaaatcccTATAGAGCTGCTCTCATTAACTCCCAAAGGTTGGGCACCAAATCAAGTACAGTGTGATTCCTGGTGTGCTTCATTGAGGATAAGTCTCAGTAAAGGTCTGTGTAATCTTGTATCTTGTTCCCAAGAGTGGTCAAAGGTTCTTTCAAAGGACAATGTGGTGAGTGGAGAATGGTCTTTCCCTGTCTTCCTTGACTTCTGAGTCAGCATTTGCAATGAAGGTTTTcaccttctgctgcttttcaagaAGTGGTTCCTTAAAGGAGGAATTATCAGATCAGACGATGGGAACTGCAGTGTGCATCTCTCAACTGTTGATATATGTGCAATTCTGTCCCGTTTAACCAAGCAGGGGAAAGAGTTTTGTCTCAACCTCATTGTATGGGATAGACTTTGCTTCCTCAAACAGGGGATCAGCCTTAAGATTGGTCTGATTTCTGGTAACTCCTACTATTTAGGGAGTAGAGATCAGACTAGTCACTTTGTAGGCTTCACCAAAATGACTTAATGTCCCAAAGCTGGCTGATGGTCCTCCCAGAAAGGGCAGTGTCTCTTTTGAGACCCAGAGGAAATCTTGATCCCCAGTATGCGCAGTCTGCTTGTATGATCAGGAAGCAGTAATACAACTCTCCCAGTTGCTTCAGGAGAGCATATTTTGTGGTTGATGTTAGAAATCCCATGTTTTTCAGAACTCATGGGAAGaggattttaagaaaaagtaagGAAATTAATAGATGCCATTTAAATCCTTACTATTTACAGTTTCTTCCAGTTCcgtctgattttttttttttttttttttttttttgcagttgtacTGATTTTGGGCTGTGTTCACTGGTTTGTGCATTCACCAGACTCTTGGTTGGTCTGTTTGTTCCTCTTTATTTAGAGGATATTCCTGGACATGTATCAGTGCATgactggaaagagaagagggatAAGGTTACCTCTTTTTTGAAGTAGGATGACTTTCCTCTGAACTCTTAGGCtctgtaaaagcatttttttctcctttttttttttttacaatttttgtAAAGTGCTTGAATCCATCCATTTTACAGGAGTTCTGGACATCTCAGGGAATCGGTTAGGAAAAGGCTGCAGTCTGAGGGATTGCGTTTAATAGTGTAGGTCAGTGGAAACAATCCTGAAGTTGCTTTAGTGTTTTACAGCTTCCAACTTTTCAACCCTGTGGGTGAGACAACATCAGAAATCAACTGCAgatgtctgctttttcttcagaggaCTTAtccaaaatcatagaatagtttgggttggaaaggacctcaaagatcatctagttccaatccccctgccatgggcagggacacctcccactagatcaggctgcccacggccacatccaacctggccttgaacacctccagggatggggcagccacaaaatCTCTGAAtgagatgtttttgttttctaaattgcTTGTAAAATTCTTCAGAAGGTCACAAACTTTACTCTCAATTGACTGTTGACCAGTGGCAGCTTTTTGATAACTCAtggtgttccttttttttccccctccccatctaATCCTGCTGGCTTCTGTCAGATCAATCAGCTTAGTAAAGGTGCTTTTTTACCTCTCTAGACATAAGTTATGAAGAGTTTCCTTGCCGGACTTGtgctgtgtttgggttttgttgtagGTTTGGTGTCCTCACTCcctgttctctttttctcttaaccTCGTGGAAAGGAGGGGAGATGATACTCCTACAAAAAGTGATACTGTTGAGAGACTATCAAACCTACAAGGAGGTGACGATTTCCTGCTGGCACACAAAGTGTGCTCATCTTCTGTAGGACCCCTTTCTGGGGGTGATGCTGAGCTAAATCAGAGCAGCTGCTAGAAACCGATGTCAGTCACAAggggttttgctttctttttcttcttctcccaaTATATATTTGTAGTGAGGTGGTGCgccaaagaaaatggaaaatggcTTGGCTTTAGTAAACGGTTTTGACTGTTCCTTCCAAATAATTTGTCAGCAATTGAGTAGCTTTCCTCAAAAACTAACAGGAGGAAAGTATTTGTTATCCAGGTAAATGTTAGAGGAATTGTTCTCTGTACTGGAGTTCTGTGTCAAAATTACAGGTTGGTCAGCATCTAATCAGTTTTAAAGCAGTTCACAACTCGATGAATCCTAAGATTTGATATTTTTAGCACTGAAGAGTCAGTTTAAAACTGAAGTGCTAGTGtaacatgaattaaaaaaaatgcagtaattcAGCACAGTTCAGGGCGCTTCATCAGTTTGATCCTGAccttattttaaatgttgttaGAGCGTATATAGTATTTTCAACTGCCATATACAAGCATATCTATATCCAGTAATCGCATCAATTCTGACACAACctttttgaaattaaacatgTAAATTTGgctgtttaattatttttttttaaatatctggtAGGGTTAAGTTTCATGGCTGCAATCCAGTAGAGCTGATGCACTTGACTAGCCTGGTACTTATGAGCCATGGACTTAAATAGAATTGGTCACATGGATCCAGTTAGGCCCATAAATCTTTGGAAAATCGAGGCCTACATGTGCAGCTTCAGTGAACACAAAGTATAAACATAAATCTTTTGTGTGTTGCTGAAGTTAGTGTTCCTGTTTGCTCATGATAAGTGACTTCAACTGTTTCTTTAACAAAGTGATTTATATATGCTATTATATTCACTGccaaaaaaggaaattctgatTTTCAAGATAATCCTAGAATCAGATAAGGCGTAGgtgagttttgtttgcttgttttgtttttgtttttaataaaggtATTACAGCAGTGATTTGTACTTACCCTCTTGATATGGTTAGAGTTCGCCTGGCGTTCCAAGTAAAAGGGGAACACAAGTACATGGGGATTATCCATGCATTCAAGATGATTTACACAaaggtattttctcttttaatcttTAGTTCTGTCAAAGCAAAATATGCTCTTTAAAGAATGTTGCACTGCATTGAAAATAGTAGCTTGATGGAAAACAGCCTGACTTCATTGCGTGCACATTGTATATGTTAATGTAAAAAAAGTGAGCTGGATGCTTCCTTCTACTCAGGTTGCTGAGATGTAGGTGAGGCTCATGTAAGGGGGAAGCCAAAatcagcagagagaagctgcttttcaAGAACATGTAATAATGATACAATATAGGAATTTGGGGAGGAGGGATATGTATAatacaaaaatgtttcctaGATTATGATGTTGGATGtggatttttctccttcatttttgcttctttatcTCCTATGGAGCCAGGCAGTTGTCCCCTCAATACTTCAGGCATGAGGAATGGAACTTGATGTTAGCTCCTTGGTGCTAGATGCTGCTAGTCAGAGTGCTGTCATGTGAACCTGTGTGAATGGTCGTATGACTTGTTAAGATGCTGGTTGTATTTCTTGCCACAAATgtgcttgtgtttttctttccaaggaaGGTGGCTTAAGAGGGTTCTACAGAGGGCTGATCCCAACTGTTGTAGGAATGGCACCATACGCGGGTAAGTTAAAAATGGAACGTGGCACTCCTTCAGCAGTTACACGTACTGCTAAATTTACATAATATATTTGAATACCTAGTTAATTAGCTTGTGTTAAAATCAAGGATTGTGGTTTTTACTGAATGGAGACGGGATGCCCATAGAAACATTTGCAGCTCTGAAGCCTTGATCTAGAATTGATCAATATGTGTTAAAGTATCTTCAATAGGCAAAGCCTGGCTTGTCTGAAAATTGGAGTTGAGAAGGAGAGGGGTAAACTCGTggttctttcttctgcttcccaaCTTTCCCACACGAAAGCATAGGATATTTCTCCCAAACAGGTAAATCCATGAAAGTGCGGAGCACTCTGTAGAGGGAGACTTTGAGCCTCTGTGTGGGCTCCATCTCCTGGTGACTTTTATGTTAATGCTTACACGAGCTGACGCAGTGGGTGACGTGGGATGAAGGAACATCAGAACTGACCAACTAAACCACacttgtatttaaaagatgagagATGTTCTTTACTTAAAAGATCTTAGGAGTTATTCTTAACAGCAATCCAGTAACTTAAAACCCACAGTCTAGCTTATGTAAAGTGTTCTGTTAACGATAAACACTAACTCAATTGGGCAGAAGTTACTGTAGAAgttcaaaacagtattttgtagAAGTTTAAAACAGTACTTGTCTCTTTTGTTCTGCTTAAGAAAAACTTCTAAAAGAACTGGGAAAtagtttcattttgtatttgcagCTTTTTGTTTATAATGATGATGCGTCAACAAATAGTTTGCTTTTTCATGAAAgtacataaaattaaatttccttttaggtttttcattttttaccttTGGTACCTTAAAGAGCATTGGACTTGCTCAAGCACCTAACTTGCTTGGACGGCCTTCATTAGATAACCCTGATGTCTTAGTTTTGAAAACACATGTAAATCTGCTGTGTGGTGGCATAGCTGGAGCAATAGCTCAGACCATATCGTAAGTTTgggtatatatatatttattttttctatatagCTGTTCATTCTAAAGAAACTTTTACCTGAGAATATGATTTTATGTAAGTCTAGTTATTAGTAAGATTTTTAAATCAGGTTAATTGGACACTGGAATTcagttatttcctttgtttcattgACTGAATATTTAATCTTCAGGGCCTTTAAGAACATACACAGAGTCAATTAAACAAATACAGACAAATCTCCTAAAATCAGTTGGAATCTTGTTTGGTAAGCCATGAAATTTTGACCATGAACATAATTTGCAGAATTTTATtactccattttattttcaaaatagtgTGACCTGTGAAGccatagaatttaaaaaaaaaaggaaaacacagatctTAGATATTGTATTTGGCattaattttgttattattttgccTGCTTTCTCCATTCTTCTGCTGTCCttgtcatattttattttgtccataaaataaatcaatttaatGGACTTACACAGCATCAATTTTTCACTAAATCATTGCtttacaaatgttatttttgatTAATCCTTaaactgttcattttatttttgattcaGGTGTCTTCTCCCTCCAGCGTTTTGCAGACTGTTTTATACTCTCATCTGGTCTTCATGTATCTTTCTTACTTGGGCCAAATGGAATATATTAAGAGGTCCAATTTGCTGGGTTTGGTTGTATAAGGGAAGTCTCCTTTTTAGGAAAACTTTCAGCTGTGTTGAGAATCTGAGCTGGATTCCTGACTCACTGAAAAGGGAGCTTGGAGATTGCATATGGACTGCTTTGTGTTCTTTATTAAACAATATTCATGTAGTGATCACACGTGCGGTTGAACTCCTGTTCAAATATCTCCTCTGTAGATACCCCCTTGATGTAACACGTAGGCGAATGCAGTTAGGAGCCGTTCTCCCAGACTCTGAAAAGTGCCtgtaagtattttcttttcatccatAGTAACTGAATTTGTAGATGTCTGAGCAAAGTTTAAttcataattttaaagtttaaaacaaaacaacccccccAACTACTCTGTTGTtgatttcttcattcttttaatGAGTACATTTCCACACAGACAAAAGCTGCTATTATTGCTCTGGGAATAAAGAAATGAACTGAAGTCACAATGGCGCTTTTGTCAGTAGTGCTGTGTTGGTATTACTAACGT
Coding sequences within:
- the SLC25A16 gene encoding solute carrier family 25 member 16 isoform X3 — encoded protein: MASPAAVRRRDWYWLRSFIAGGVAGCCAKTTIAPLDRVKILLQAHNHHYKHLGVFSTLCAVPKKEGYLGLYKGNGAMMIRIFPYGAIQFMAFDRYKKIIKKQLGISGHVHRLMAGSLAGITAVICTYPLDMVRVRLAFQVKGEHKYMGIIHAFKMIYTKEGGLRGFYRGLIPTVVGMAPYAGFSFFTFGTLKSIGLAQAPNLLGRPSLDNPDVLVLKTHVNLLCGGIAGAIAQTISYPLDVTRRRMQLGAVLPDSEKCLTMVQTLKYVYQQHGVRRGLYRGLSLNYIRCIPSQAVAFTTYELMKQLLHLN
- the SLC25A16 gene encoding solute carrier family 25 member 16 isoform X4 translates to MGIIHAFKMIYTKEGGLRGFYRGLIPTVVGMAPYAGFSFFTFGTLKSIGLAQAPNLLGRPSLDNPDVLVLKTHVNLLCGGIAGAIAQTISCLLPPAFCRLFYTLIWSSCIFLTWAKWNILRGPICWVWLYKGSLLFRKTFSCVENLSWIPDSLKRELGDCIWTALCSLLNNIHVVITRAVELLFKYLLCRYPLDVTRRRMQLGAVLPDSEKCLTMVQTLKYVYQQHGVRRGLYRGLSLNYIRCIPSQAVAFTTYELMKQLLHLN
- the SLC25A16 gene encoding solute carrier family 25 member 16 isoform X1, whose protein sequence is MASPAAVRRRDWYWLRSFIAGGVAGCCAKTTIAPLDRVKILLQAHNHHYKHLGVFSTLCAVPKKEGYLGLYKGNGAMMIRIFPYGAIQFMAFDRYKKIIKKQLGISGHVHRLMAGSLAGITAVICTYPLDMVRVRLAFQVKGEHKYMGIIHAFKMIYTKEGGLRGFYRGLIPTVVGMAPYAGFSFFTFGTLKSIGLAQAPNLLGRPSLDNPDVLVLKTHVNLLCGGIAGAIAQTISCLLPPAFCRLFYTLIWSSCIFLTWAKWNILRGPICWVWLYKGSLLFRKTFSCVENLSWIPDSLKRELGDCIWTALCSLLNNIHVVITRAVELLFKYLLCRYPLDVTRRRMQLGAVLPDSEKCLTMVQTLKYVYQQHGVRRGLYRGLSLNYIRCIPSQAVAFTTYELMKQLLHLN
- the SLC25A16 gene encoding solute carrier family 25 member 16 isoform X2 translates to MASPAAVRRRDWYWLRSFIAGGVAGCCAKTTIAPLDRVKILLQAHNHHYKHLGVFSTLCAVPKKEGYLGLYKGNGAMMIRIFPYGAIQFMAFDRYKKIIKKQLGISGHVHRLMAGSLAGGLRGFYRGLIPTVVGMAPYAGFSFFTFGTLKSIGLAQAPNLLGRPSLDNPDVLVLKTHVNLLCGGIAGAIAQTISCLLPPAFCRLFYTLIWSSCIFLTWAKWNILRGPICWVWLYKGSLLFRKTFSCVENLSWIPDSLKRELGDCIWTALCSLLNNIHVVITRAVELLFKYLLCRYPLDVTRRRMQLGAVLPDSEKCLTMVQTLKYVYQQHGVRRGLYRGLSLNYIRCIPSQAVAFTTYELMKQLLHLN